The nucleotide window CGGATCCTGGTCACGATGGGCCGACTGGGCACGGCCGAGAAGCTCCTCACCGCGGTGCTCGGCGCGAACCAGAGGCTCGACGCTTCCGATGCCGCGAAGGGTCGCGCGTTTGCGGACCTGGGTGAGGTGCTCTTCCTGCGCGGCGATTACACGCGCGCCGCCAAGCTCAGCGCCGAGGCCCTGCCGCAGCTCGCGGAGCACTTCGACCTCGCCTTCGCGCTGCGGAACACGCTGGGCAAGGTGCACCTGGCGCAGGGCGAGTATCCGCTGGCCGCGGCGTGCTTCGCGGAGAACGCGCAGCTCGCGCTCGGTCGCGGGGCCACGCGCGAGGCGGCGCAGGCCACGTTGAACCGCGGCGTGGTGGCGCACCGCCAGGGCGACAAGCGCGCGGCGATTGCGCTGTACCGCGAAGCCCTGCCCGAGCTCGACAAGAAGGGCCAGGCGCACGCGCTCTCCAACCTGGGCTCGCTCTATGCCGAGAGCGGCGAGTTCGATCCGGCCGTCGACCATCTGAGCCGCGCGCTCACCGCGTTCTCGCGTGCGCGGCGGGCGAAGGAAGTGGCCCACTGCGCTGGCAACCTGGCGCGGCTGGAGCTCTTCCTCGGCGATCTCGATCGTGCCGGTGAGCTGCGCGAGCACATGTCGCAGAGCGCCGCGGCGGTGGGCGATCCCTACCTGTGCGCGAGCGCAGAGCTGATTGGCGCCGAGGTGCTCGAGGCCCGCGGCGAGGCGCGCGAGGCGTTCGCGGCGTATCGCAGCGCGCGCGCAGCGTTCGAGAAGCTGTCGAGCCCGCGCTACGCGGCAGAAGCTGCCCTCGGTGGCGCGCGTGCGGCGCTGGCGGCCGGCGAGCGCGCCGATGCGCGGATGGAGTTGCTCGCGCCGTCGATCGACGCGCTTGCGCCCAAGACGCCGGCGATTGCGGTCGAGCGCGACCTCGTCGCCGGTGAGCTCGCGTTGCTGGCGGGAGAGCTTCCCGAGGCCACGCGTCGGCTCTCGCGCGCCAAGGAGCAGCTGCTCGCCGAGCCGGATCTCGAGGGCCCGTATCGGGTGTACGCGCTGCTCGCGAAGCTGCGCCAGGCCTGCGGCGATCCCTCGGGCGCGGCGGCCGAGCTGGCCCGTGCGGCGCGCTTGCTGGAAGAGCTCTCGTCGCGCGTGTCGCCGCTGCGGCGGCAGGCGTTCGCGCAGCTGCCGCGCCGGGCGTCGGTGCTGGCCGCGGCCGCGGAGCGCGAGATCACCCCCGCGCGCGTGCACCGGGCGCTGGACCTGGGCGCGCCGAGCGTCGAAGAGGTCTCGGTGGCGATGGTGGGCCGCTGCGAGCCCGTGCAGAAGGTCTTCCGGATGCTGCCGCCGGTGGCGCGCGCGAACACCACCGTGCTCATCCGCGGCGAGAGCGGCACCGGCAAGGAGCTCATCGCCGAGGCCATTCACCGGGGCTCGCCCCGGCGCGAGATGCCGCTGGTGAAGGTGAACTGCGCGGCGATGGTCGAGGACCTGCTCTTGAGCGAGCTCTTCGGCCACGACAAGGGCGCGTTCACGGGTGCGGTGCGCGAGCGCAAGGGCCGCTTCGAGCTCGCCGACGGCGGCACGATCTTCCTCGACGAGGTCGGCGACCTCTCGCCCAAGGCCCAGGTGGCGCTCTTGCGCGTGCTCCAGGAGCGGACGTTCGAGCGCGTGGGCGGCACCAAGACGCTCAGCGTGGACGTGCGCGTCGTCTGCGCCACCAACCGCGACCTCGAGGGGATGATCGCCTCGGGCCAGTTCCGCCAGGACCTCTACTACCGCCTCAAGGGCGTGATGCTGGAGCTGCCGGCGCTGCGCGAGCGCGGCGAGGATCTCTCGCTGCTGTGCTCGCACTTCCTGGCGCGCATCGCGCGGACTCGAAACGAAGAGGCCAAGGTCCTCGCCCCTGAGGCGCTGGAGCTGCTGGCGCGGCACACCTGGCCGGGGAACATCCGCGAGCTGGAGAACGTGCTGGAGAGCGCGAGCCTCTTTGCCTCGGGGCGGGTGATTGGCGTGGAGTGCTTCGACCACCTGCCCGAGCTGCGTGGCGAGCCGCGCGGGCCGGTGGCTCGTCCGCTGCCCGCGCCGCCTGCCGCGCCGACCCTCGTGCCCGAGCCCGCACCGCTGCCGGCGCCGGCCGCGGAGCTGGCCGAAGGGCCGATCGACTACTTCGAGATCGTCCGCCGCCGCGGCGTCAGTCTCAAAGACCTGCGCCAGGAGATGGAGACGCAGTGCATCGCCCGCGCGCTGGGCGAAGGCCGGGGCAATATCTCCGAGGCGGCGCGCATCCTGCGCATGAAGCGCTCGCGACTTTCGCAGATCGTCAACGCCGACCCCCAGCTCCGGTCCCTCAGCAAGGGTGGACCGGGTGATGCGGATGGGGTCGACAGCGACCTCGAGGATTAGGTATGTCATTTGCACAGGCGCCAAGCGGCTGGAGGAACAGGTCCATGGTGCGCAAGGTCATCATTGGAGTTTGCGTGGGCGCGGCGCTTGCGCTGAGCGGCTGCGCGGGGGCGCAGGCCGGTCTGCGAGCCGACGACGCGTTGGCGAATTCGCAGGCTCATGAGGCAGGCACGGACGCGCCGGTGGCGGTGAACGGCCGGGCTTCCTTCGAAGCGGCTGAGTCTTCGGGTGGTTACGCGGGCAGCACGGCCGCGACGCGCACGAGCGACTCGCAGGATCCGATTCCCATCACGCCCAACCCGACGGCGATGCAGAACGGCGACGGCTCGGGGCACTACCGCCTGCATGGCGACAGCCCGGTGGCTTCGCAGATCCCGTAGTTCGGGTGTCGCCAGAAGTGCGTTAGCGCGCTAACGACCCGCGACAGGCAGTGAACTCCCGCTCGCGAATTTCCGAGGCCGGATCCGAATGGATCCGGCTTTCGTCTTTCGGGGAAAGCGCTGGCGACCGCGGGGGCCGTCGACTCGATCGAGTAGCGTGTCGGGCCCGCGGCGAGGCAGGAGCGAGCTGAACGCGAAGCGGAGGTCGCGTCGGGTTCACCGCCGTCACCGAGAACGTGAAGTGGGTTCACCCGGTCCAATTTTTTGAGTCTTCTCGAGCACCACCCCCGCCCGGCCTGGAGCGCCACGGCGCCGAGTACCTCGCTTCGCTCGGGCGTTGGCGAGAGCTGCACGGGGCGCTCCTCAGGAGCGACGACGCCTTCTCGTGGCTTTGGGGGAAACGAATTTCAACCCCAAGAAGCAGAAGCACGTCCAGCGGGCGCC belongs to Deltaproteobacteria bacterium and includes:
- a CDS encoding sigma 54-interacting transcriptional regulator, which translates into the protein MSQASGMQGSPHARELSALVREHALARADGQGRTAFVRGPSGVGKRELLASLQRELSAQGVRVLAATGGAGGAYALFRPLVKELLALLAESGVPARTVDELGKRCGPLRGEQAQARADDAPLELADAVAELFALAGRSAPCYLLGELEAADRASLELLRYLLAAAQAPGARAGGLYVLAFRDEGALPEPLADIAAKVTGVTVSLTGLDLDGIRSYLTRPDVAERLLDLTGGLPAVLEQVLAAPPEANPERLFLRRLDRLAEPERDALAALALADGPSDAELLASVVARARGTAALDLSTRLERLAGQRILTVDGGRYRFARQADREALCEWLTESGTAELHRAWGEALRAQKSEPERVARHLLLADPTGSGVAAALDAAHDLAARLASDDAIALYHRAQPFAPREKRLEIDRALAELYRQVADYPSALRHLARWRRALPEAERALPRAQAARILVTMGRLGTAEKLLTAVLGANQRLDASDAAKGRAFADLGEVLFLRGDYTRAAKLSAEALPQLAEHFDLAFALRNTLGKVHLAQGEYPLAAACFAENAQLALGRGATREAAQATLNRGVVAHRQGDKRAAIALYREALPELDKKGQAHALSNLGSLYAESGEFDPAVDHLSRALTAFSRARRAKEVAHCAGNLARLELFLGDLDRAGELREHMSQSAAAVGDPYLCASAELIGAEVLEARGEAREAFAAYRSARAAFEKLSSPRYAAEAALGGARAALAAGERADARMELLAPSIDALAPKTPAIAVERDLVAGELALLAGELPEATRRLSRAKEQLLAEPDLEGPYRVYALLAKLRQACGDPSGAAAELARAARLLEELSSRVSPLRRQAFAQLPRRASVLAAAAEREITPARVHRALDLGAPSVEEVSVAMVGRCEPVQKVFRMLPPVARANTTVLIRGESGTGKELIAEAIHRGSPRREMPLVKVNCAAMVEDLLLSELFGHDKGAFTGAVRERKGRFELADGGTIFLDEVGDLSPKAQVALLRVLQERTFERVGGTKTLSVDVRVVCATNRDLEGMIASGQFRQDLYYRLKGVMLELPALRERGEDLSLLCSHFLARIARTRNEEAKVLAPEALELLARHTWPGNIRELENVLESASLFASGRVIGVECFDHLPELRGEPRGPVARPLPAPPAAPTLVPEPAPLPAPAAELAEGPIDYFEIVRRRGVSLKDLRQEMETQCIARALGEGRGNISEAARILRMKRSRLSQIVNADPQLRSLSKGGPGDADGVDSDLED